Part of the Candoia aspera isolate rCanAsp1 chromosome 1, rCanAsp1.hap2, whole genome shotgun sequence genome, GTTGGATACCATCACATCCCTTATTGCTATCTctgatttaatatttaaaatttggtCGGATTTCTATTCCAAGGTAAAATAATACTGTAGAGGATTTTCATCAGAGAGATACCAGCAATCAATGCCCATGGAGAATCACTCAGTGGCATCGTTCAAGTCTTACCTAAAGTTTAAGCTGTATAGCACTTTTACTTTCCCCCCCTTATCTTTGAATACAGGATAAGAAACAATTTGAGAATGGTTTGACTTTCAGTTATTCTGTTGTATTCCTTCTGCAAATTAAACCTGTTCTAGCAGCTGTTTGCAAAACATGCTGCTATAATGAATACAGTAGTAAAAGACAACCTAAATTTATAGCACAGACAGAAATTCTGTTTCCTGAACTGACAGTAGCGTATTGCTTAAATAATTACGGGAAGTCTTAAAATGCATCTTCCATTTTTCATGGTTAAAATCTGGGGTATAGTTGCATCTCTGGGAAATAAGGTTCATTGAAATTATGGGCTAGATGTTTAGGATCACTTTTGAATAACAGGATGCAGCTGTGTAAAAGGGGATGGGCAATACAAGCAAGCTGAAATATTttcaatacaggtagcccttggttaacaacggtaattgggactggaattcctgTTGCTAAGTGACGCAGTCATAGAGCACATTGTCATGTAATTGGGCCACTCAGCGaaagcagttctggcacttcttgttgccatcattaagcaaatcccacgaCATTGTTAAATGTGACATCAtggtggtcgccatttgcaacctcctgccagcttccccattgcttgtcaaaagccagccgTGAAGGATGCTGTCGTAATTGTAAgttgttgccaagcacccagattgcaatcacatgactgtggggatgctgcgacagccacaactatgaggatcGGTTATAAAtcccactcattcagtgccatcgtaacttcaaacggttgctgaacgagtggttgttaagtggggaCCACTTGTAGACTTTAGAGATGTCAATTTTTTGGAATTCCCCCCAATATTCACTATACACTTTTTGTATAGttgtatatacaaatatacacTCTCATGACTACATTTTTATACAATTACTTTTGCAAGCAGAAAGAGAATTCTCATGAAAGAATGTGATAGAGGGAATCTAATGGGATGCTCTGTGTTCTacatcagtcttccccaacctggtgtcttccaggGAGTATTGGAATTACAACTCCTATGGTCCTACAGCTGTTATGTTGACAAAAAATTCTGAGTGTTGCAGAAGTCCTAGCAGatctgaagggcatcaagcaATTCTAAATGATCAGAAATAAACACTGACATGAACTTACATAATAGACTGTGAAGGAAAAATGTAGTAAGAAAAATACATACGGGAGATGTTTTCCCCAAAAAGGGTCCTGAGCTACCAAGAGGGTATGGACCCAAGGGATTTCACATTGACTGCTGCAGTGTGAGTCAATATAACCCATTTTGTATGCTGAATGCCACAAAACCAGGGAAAGTGCTAGCATGCAACTGAACTTCCCTCCCAGGCTGACCAGCAGTAGTTCAGTGTTGCTGGAGGAAAATGAACAAATGAGTGGCTTTGGAGCATGGTGAAGCGATAGTCTCTCAGCACTTTGGTGATTGGGTGTGCCCATCAGCATGATCCATGCTGCAACTGTAGACATGAAGGCACCTGCAAAGTCTATAGCTCTGGCTGGACGTGGTGGGGAAATACTGTTGTATATGTCTACAGAAAGGCAAgagcagatgcacaagcagatgcCCAGAAGCCACTGGCTtcactttaaataaataacactccATGAATATCCACCAAGTTCATAGTTGAAGGGTGAATTGCAAATGTACCTTAGGCATCCATTACACAGTCATTCTTCATCATGACCAGACCCTGGGTATGCATTCTCTTCCAAGACACCCTGGCACTGATTGTGGAGAGGAAAAGAGGCTGAGAATCTTGTACAAGAAGCTGATTTCCTTGGCCAATCAATTATGTCCTCAAAGCAGCTGGCGACTTAAAACACCCAGGTGTCCTTCTTAGTGTTTCAGCACTAATACGCTGGAAGTTTTCCCTTGGAAGAGCGGATTCACTGCACAGAATGACATGTTTTATTGTTAAAACCCTTTCCCCCCCCCACATTTTCCCTGCCTCCAACCTCAACTAGCCTGAGAAGATCATtgcattttgttgttgcttttaaagTCTGCAGAAAAAAAGATGCTCTGCAGGATTCacattcaccaaaaaaaaaaaaggctatacaTGGcctataaataaatgatttcagGAATCTGGAATTTGAACTGTTTTCTCCCAAGGACAGCATGAACTACATTACCCATGGTGATTCCCATGAGTGCTCCTACATCCTGTGGTACTTTTCAGGTCCCAAGGATTTCTTGTGTAGACTCACAATGATTCACAGTTCTATTGTAATGTATGCAATACCGAGGCTTATGCAGCACTGAGACTCTTTTTCATGTGATTTTGCGCGTTCCATGTTGAAGACAAAGCTCTTAAATTCCAGTGTACTGCCTATCCTATTTAATGGTAATATTGTCCTGAAATGAGCTTTGTCCCACTGGAATGTTCAGCACCAGTTTCTGCATTATACAAATATTATGATGTGCTAGAGAGGTTTCCAAGGGTCAGGAAGTAAATACTCTAGAAACAATCTAAACTTCCACTGTGAGTTCCATACTCCAACCAGCAGGACTAGAGAAAACCATCTAAATACTATAAAGGAAATGCTTCAAAGAAGCAAGACTTGCAGTCACTGATTCTGAAAGATCCTCCAGGATGAATGCAGCTATAGCATCTCCAACAGAGTTTGTGAATCTGCCATCTATTTCCTCTTTTTGAAAACTTCTTCATCCTTGCTCTCCACTGCAGAAAGCGCAATGAGCATCTGAGCCGCATAGTAAGTGGCCATGATGATGACCCGTGAGTAGGGGACAGGAAAGCAGAACTTGTTGACAGCAATAGTCAGGTCAGACACCATGAAAAGCACAGAACCGATGCAAGCAGAAAGCTTGGTCCAAGTCCAAAGGTCATTGCAGAGCTGCACACCAGCCATAGCCCGCCAGCCCATGAAGCCAATCAAGGCAACGTAGACAGCTACCAAGTAGGTAAATGGGCCTGAGAGGTAGGAATACAGGAAGGTGTAGCAGAAACTGGACACTAAGCCAATCCCAAGGCCAACTTTCAGGTCCCAAGGTTTAATTCCAAATGCTGAAGAATACAGGATGTGTGTAATGCCGAACATCAACAAGCCTGGGGAAAGGAGAACAAATGAAGTCTGAATCAGTAGAGAACAAAGTGGTTAATATATGTCACAATAATCATTTTAGAACACTGCTCAGCAAAAGTTATAACAATCTTGTATTCTAGGTCCAATTCATTTCTACAAATGCCACCATTTACCTCACAAAAATAGTGTCATTCACACAGTCAGGAAATACCAGCAGATTTTCAGCAATGTTTGCAAAAGTACAAAacatacttttgaaaaataactCTACAGAGGGGATCTCATAACAGGATAATGAAGGCTGGATATGTGCCCTGAGATTCAGTCACCCATGTTGCACTAACTACCCTAACTGTGGGGTTAAGCTTTACCTTTCCTAAAATCAAGATGAAGTTCTATGAAAATGGAGCTTCACTAGGCTCCCCAACTCTATGATTAACAAGGTTTTCAACCCTCTCCACAGCTTAGGGGAGATTAGTTCATTAGAAATGAGCAAAAATGGGTAAGAGATTAGTAAGATGAACCTGTCTAGAGCTACCAGGtctatgctaaaaaaaaaaatccagataatccCTAGATAGCagtaaaaagatacagaaaaaattgtaactctttgctgccttttAGTAGCTATCTGGACTTTTGTAACCCAGATGTGGCCACCCTATAtcgtagaatcatagggttgcaagggaccttggaggtcttctacttCAACCCCCTGCCCAGAGCAGGCATCTGCATACCGTTCTGGACAAATGGCCATCCAGTATTTTCTTGAAAATCTGATTGCATCactgtggatgaaaaaaaaagatagaatagaAAATGCCAGCTTTCCTGTCTTCTTTGCAGAAAgtagaaaaatgtaaaaatggctACACCAGTTCAGACTGAGAGAGCCAGTTCTCACACAGTCAGAAGCAAATACTTTATTTGATTTTgctctgttctgtttttttaacaaaacaagaaACAGACAGAAATTGTCTCTCCCACTCAAAGAAGAGAGGCTTCTAGCCCTTTGCCTCACGCGGATAGGAAAAAGAGGTACAAGAATCTGAATTTTGATTTCACTAGAAACAGAGCTTGTGTTGGATACCCAGCAGTCACTGGAATTTTGTCGTAATGGCCTCACATCTTTTCTACAACAAACCTTCCAGTTCGAGAACTTGTGTCTTTGGAAAACTGTTCTGCCTGGCCAGCCAAGGGAAGTCTGACACAGACCCAGCCACCCTCACTTGTGGTGCACACAAAACTTCAAAAATCTGCAAAACATATTGACAAGGCAAAACAAGTGAACGTATCTTATAGAAAATGTACATTGTACCTACAACTCTTGTAAAAACAGTAGATGTCTCCTGCCAGAGGAGATGTCACAAAAAGTCACGTGCTCATTTCTTCAGGGGTAATTGGGATGCAGGAATAACAAGCTAAAAAGGCTACAGGTCTCTCTGACAGGTCCAAGCCTATGTTGTGATTGTTAATTTGTTTGCTGGTTTGTTAATTCAGCATCTGAGCAGGAGTGATTTAGAAATTTTAGTTTGGGGTGCAAAGGGATGACAAAGACCATAATGAAATTATGAATTACATACAAACTTTCCATGACCAAAAGGCAGGAGAGCAAATGGGATATACAGAAAAGATTTCAGGGAACTATCCCTCACTATTGAACAGCTCTGTTCCTGCATGAGCCACGTGGCACCAGGCGTAACCCACTCTCTCTCCATTCTGCAACTCAGATCAGGGTGACTGGTCTGAGGGCAAAGAAGTTAGGGCAGATAGTGACTCCCTCCATGTAGCAACAGGACTTCTCCTCACTCCAGTTTCTTGGTACTGCTCCCTACATCTCTAGTTATACACTAAAGCTCCACACAGGTGCAGACCAGCTCCAGTCCCAGTGCCAAAACTGGGTGTGGATTCCAACATAATCCTTGGCAGCATCAGGTATTTTCCCCAAAGGTTCTGTTCCCTTCAAAACGGGCATCCCACTGACCGTGAATAAAGTAGCCTTGCTCTTGCCAGATGAGGAAGGCATCTCCCATGGCGGAGAATATCAAACCAGCAAAGATCCTACAGGCGTTGTGATGGGCTGTCAGGAAATTGATCCCATGTGCCAGCAGGAAGACCCATAAGCAGAAGATTGGCAAACACTTGATCAGGGCACTGAACCAGGAAGGGCTGGAGGTTGGCAACCAGAGGACAAAGTAGACACAGGTGGCTTTGAAAAAGGGCACTAGTTTAGGACCTTCACTCTTCACCTGGAAGAAACAAGGAGGTGGTTGTAAGTTTTTTCCCACCCTCAGATCTATTCAATAGCCACAGAGCCCTGTACAGTAGCAGTAAACAAGACTGCCAAATCATTTCTCTCAATCTGGACAGCCTGCTTCCCTTTTTGTTCAAAAATCTTGCTGATCAGCAGCATTTACAagaacaaaagcattttgaaCTTTACCATACTTTCCCCCTCTCCCAATGTCATCAGTGTTCAGCCTCAGAACTTTTCCATGCCAAAAATAGAGGTTAAAGTTTATTTCCTGCAAAGTACCAGCATCTTGGAAAACCATCTCTCATATTATGCTTAGGGTTTTTACATATAACAATGTTTGTACATAGGGGTGAAATTTGTTCTAAATACTGTGTAAGTTCtgaggatctctctctctctctctctctcacacacacacacacacacacacattctactCTGAGTATACTATAGATACTGAAGCAGATATAATTTTCCAAAACTATAGCAGTAGCAGTGCATATGCTGGTCTATAGTCATTTCCTAGgaccattcatttatttatatacatatacaggaaaacaaaatcttgGAAAGTCTTAGACTGCAAGAAGTCCTTCAGGGTGTTTGGGCCTTTACCCTTTTAATTTCTCTGGTCAGCATGAAGGGCACTGGATCGGGAAATATTAGGCTAGATCAAGAACAGACAACTGTTTTTAGCCAAGAGCAGAATGGCTCTGTTTAAATTACTTTGGTTTCCAAGGGGGTATTGTCTACTGATGTGGTAATGCCATTGGGCACACTGAGTTGAAATGTACTTCTGCGCTTATGTTTGCttgaagatagaaaaaaaaaaccgtGGCAAGAATGAGCCATTTTGCCACCAAATGTTATGGTGCATGATGGCGAGGGAGCAGCATACAGTTGCAGACGTGGGTTGTCCAGCCCTCCCTAAGAGGTATACAAAAGGCTTTGACATGTCATTACCACTCAGCCACTGTCATTCAATAAATATTTCTCAATATGATTCTAGGTAGGATTCCTTCCTGACAGGAAAGAGGGGTCCCTTGATTGTGTGAACTGACCTTCCCCACAATCCCTTTTTAATTGCTTTACAAATGTGGGTAGTACTAGCAATTTTGCTGTTTCTGCTCTCAGTGTGGTACCACTGGTTTCCAGGCATAATAAGTATAAAAATATGCCTTTTCACTAAAGGCAGGAAAACCAGtttagtaaaaaaattaaaaatatacagtatttaagtAGGCAGACGCTATTCCTATGCTTACATGACAGCTAATGTTAATTTGTGGTTCAGCCTCATTTTTCATCAATATGCAAGATTAAGGCTGCAAATGATTAGGGATTTAAATTCAGAATGACCCAAATAAACTTTAGCCTTAATTATGGCCATAATATGTCAATGATGCCATCACATGCCAGTCCATTTCTGGGTTGATTCTATGCAAGCCCATCACTATGATTTGCTTGGCAAATTATGTCTCAAAGCTTCTACATTTTCAATGATTGATATAATACTGTTTATTGCATTCCTCATCATATTTTGTTAGCTATCATCCTTATGACAATTTTAAATTTATACTCTAACACTGAAATAACGGGCGTATGGGGTAGAATTTCCTTTTCAATAAGTGCATAAGTAAGTACAGAGTCAGTTCGGACTAGTAGTGctgaagacaccaggctagaaaccaggagactgagtgttctagtcccgccttaggcatgaaagccagctgggtgaccttgggacagtcactctctctcagcccaacccacctcacagggttgttgttgtggagaaaataggaggaggaaggagtaataggtatgttcgctgccttgagttatttataaaaataataaaggcgggataaaaaaaatcttaaaaattaaCCTTAATAAGTCTGAACCAaagaattcagtttttttttcttaccatgaGCTggataaatgtttaaatattcagaaaaagCACAAGGTATTGCTTCCAATGGCTTGAAAACAATTGCTTTCCAGGAAAAACAGCCATAAATACAGTCACACAAAGGAACGGGTTTAAATCAGGCAAGGCTCAGGAAAAAGCAACAGGATCTTAGGCATTTCCTTCATCTTCCCCCTGCAGTTAGTTAAAGCACTGTATTTTGGTTTGACTTTTCTAAATCAATTTACCTTTATTGGCACTTAAAAATATGTCATTCCACAATGATCTCTCCAGGAGCAATAATTGCTGTTATAATTGCTGTAGTATAGGGCAGCctattagaagaaaaaaagtttacCAGGCAGTTGTTTTAGTATTGCTTGGTCTCCCAAAAGTAATGTATTGATTGACTTTTGTCTCAGTATGGCACTACAATAAGGCTACCGGATCTGGGCTAAAttgtacaaaaataaatttgGGTAACACACAAATTTAGAATGATGAATTGGAGTGTCTGGTCTTACCAAATCAATGGTCCCATGTTTTCATGAATACCAAATATGTTCCTTATGAGCTAAAGACTAaattaattcaataaaaatattggGGATGGGAGAGTTAGGTTTAGAGTTAGCCACCATTCTTCTTACATTGGAGATGCAATAAATTTGAAGGCACTTTAGTACATATGATTTGGCCATGTTCCTTTCTGGTTTGACATTAACATCATGCTGAACCATGTGTTTGGGAAGAAGTAAAACATGTTAGTTTAAAGATGTTCATGTACTGTCAAATTATATCCCGAACCTTGAAATCTGTCTATTTATGAGAAACATTGGATATATTGTATCTGAACTGTTGCCCCCCTAAAAGTGATTATGTACTGCTGCAAGAATATTTGTCCTGCAGAGTCTAAaagataatttaataaaatttgccaaCTCTCAGCTTTTGAACTGGCTTTAtatcaacataaaataaaaataggaaaatattgtTCTGTGTGGTCTAATATTCTTGCATTGTAGAAAATTAGATAAATATCATTATTtatgttttgtctttttaattttcttccatttatttatttcttttgtatCTATCTTATCTGCTCCTTTGTATTATTTAGagtctgaaagagaaagaaagagagtttACTTTGAACGGGTTAAATGGTATTTGCAGGCTCtgctttttgctttatttttatatttttaagaaaattattaaaatcatgCATTACAAAATCTGGATTGCAGAAATCTAGATGGCTACTGTAGTAGAATGCAGCACAGATACAGAAAATTCCAGTTCTGTATTGCCATACAGTATAGTGTTACCCTCAGATTATGCAGTCTATATCTGGTAACTATAACGAGGAACTGCTGTAACTTCTTCACTTAATCAATATTACCTGAGAGAGACCAGTGGACCACATGCAAATTGCTATCTTCTAAAATTTCCAGGTAATAAGGTCATGAGGTCTCCTAGACGAAATGTATGCCCAGGTTGTCTTGAAGCTGACATTTCTGATTGCTGGTTCTCACCAAAAGGAGCCTTTTGCATCACTTCAGGGCCTCCCTCCTCAGCTGACTGAAACTGTAGAGCAGATACCCAGTAATGCCTGAGTCTTTGAAAGAGCAAACAGGGAACATTTGCCAGAAGAATATAATTAAACCCTTGGCAACAGGCCCCTGAAACCTTTGATATTGAACCTGTCACTACTTTaatttggcattttaaaaaaacaccaaaatgaaACCTGGCACAACAGTAAAGTTACAGAGAATGAATGAGTCAATGAAAATTAATCAAACAAGAATTTAAAAAGAGTCAGCTTATCAAAGGAGATGCAAATTCCTCAGAGTTGTATTTTAGCATGTGCCTTTATTCCCAAATACTTGAGACATCTATTCAAGGAATTATAAAGATATTATTTAAACATCTGGAGTTATGCAGCCCAGATACGATAGCTCTACTAAAAGAAATCCTACTATTAATAGCACTTATAAActgttgcttctcaaactgttgcTTCTCCTCCCAAAATTATGTATAGTTTAGACATATACATTATAACTTATTAGGGCTGTGTACACTTtaattttgtgtgtatgtggaaTTGGATCTTGTGCAAGCAGAGCATCTATCTGCTACTCATTAAATTAGCCTTACATTTTTCAGACCTCCACTGCTTCAAGAAGtccactcattaaagttaataaGACTCTTAAAGTGGCTGCAACTTTtttcacacatactgtacatggaaCCCTGAaagaagacatggctgctttaatgaagaaTAGAGAGGTGCTACATCTGAAGcaattctgaatcatttttgaagtgtgtGCAGCCCTATAAGTTATGATGTATAacagagaagaaacagaaacaacatATGATTTTAAGCAACTCCAAAGGAGTCCAAAGAGCCAAACAAATCAGACAATTCACTGCACAATTTTAATGCAGACAGGAGGGAGCCAATCTGGTGCCACTCCTGAAGATGCTTCACAGCCAACATACTGACCCGGCGACCCAGCCTTTCTTGTTGATGGGGCATATAACAGGGTCTTCAATGAAAATCATAGATTACAAGCAATCTCATATGAGAGTGGGTGGTCTTTCTGATAGCCTGGCACCTAAGCTGTTGAGAGTTAAAGCCAAATCCTGTACTGAGCTCAGAAATAAATTGGAAGCCCTCACAGGCAACTTAAAGACTGGTGATAATTGGTCCCTAAAATACACACCAGACCATAATTTGTGTTCGGTATTTTTCACTACTTGAAAGTTCAGAACAATTTTCAAGGCAGCTCCAGGCAAAGTAAATACAGTAGTCTAAATGAGAACTAATTAAAACAAGGATCCCCCTATGGTCAGATCAAGGAGGATTATGAAAGTGGTCAGAACAATCAAGGAGGACATTTTAAGCTGGCTAGGAAAGAAAAACTATGTCACGAAATCACCCAGACAGAAGTcagaatttacagcttctctGTACTGACTTGGAAGAAAGAATGTACTCCACACGCAGTGTGCTGCACTCTTTCTTACAAATAGCTTTAAGCACAGATTAAGCACAAATCGGGTGCAAAATAGTGCTGGGAGTAAATCTTTGGCAGTAGAGAAGAGGTCAGGAAAAGGATACAGGCAACACTGCCATTCAGCTCTGTCATGCCCACTTGTAAACAGAATATACGCACACCCTCCCAAAATGCTAGATCCCCGAAGTAGATACAGGCAATAGGAATTCTGATTTAAGCAACCAAGGGGAAATAACTAGCAATACTATGTACCTTCTGCCTGGAATGTAGCATGACGTAGCAGCTAGCCAGGGCTAAAATGCTCATTCAGGAAATCACTGGGCATCTAAGTAATTCACCTCAGTTCCACTGTAAGTGGGCTGTACTGATTAAAATGAAGGACAAACTGACAAGCAGTTCCCATTTCTCTCTTCAAATTAATACATCCATAACCAGTTACCTGGCAACCCAGGGCTGAGAAGGACAGTGCCGTGGGGGGAAGGGGCAGGAGCTTTCTTCAGCCTAAACGACTCCCTTACTACTTTTTCGCAGTCAAGGAGGCAAAAATACGAAaatgctcctgctcctgctgacTTAAGCTCTGCCCTTTCCAAAACTAAAGGTTCAGTGTCACTCATTTTCCAGCTGCAGGATTGTACCCTAAGGATTGTACCCTAAGGCAGGATTGTACCCTAATCTTATAAACAGTACCTCAAGGTAAGTTCCATTGACATGAATAAAGCCTAGGTTATTTGAATAAATGTGCTAAAATCAGAGAGCATTGTCTGACTGTAGGCCATGCCACATACCCACAAAGTTATTCAGTGGCATCAGCAGTTTTCTAAAGAGACCTGTCATTTCCTGACCTAAGCAGGGAGAGAAACTCGATAACCCTGCAACACAGCGCCATATCACATGTGCCCCTCATTAAAGCTCCGCTATCCTTGAATGACAAATGAGAACACGTTAAGCAAAGAAATGCTGTTTTTGCTTAAGAAGTACACAGAGCATCAAAGTGATTTCCACAGTGGGGCGAGAGTTAAGTGAGGGCACCTCCATGAATGCACCCACAACACTCACAAACACAAAACACTTTGTGTCACTCT contains:
- the TMEM86A gene encoding lysoplasmalogenase TMEM86A, producing the protein MVSPVTVVKSEGPKLVPFFKATCVYFVLWLPTSSPSWFSALIKCLPIFCLWVFLLAHGINFLTAHHNACRIFAGLIFSAMGDAFLIWQEQGYFIHGLLMFGITHILYSSAFGIKPWDLKVGLGIGLVSSFCYTFLYSYLSGPFTYLVAVYVALIGFMGWRAMAGVQLCNDLWTWTKLSACIGSVLFMVSDLTIAVNKFCFPVPYSRVIIMATYYAAQMLIALSAVESKDEEVFKKRK